The genomic stretch taaatatattaaaatgatgTATACACTATGTTAAACAGTATCTTTTTCATTACCATAGTAGACAAtacttaaatacattaaaatcatGTATAGGCAATGTTACACAGTATCTTTTTCATTCCCAAAGTACACAAAGTAATACATAACGTCTCTATGGTGGCAGAATTTTTCTGTTtgccaaacacattttttttcatgatagcATTTCATCAGTTTTATGAGTTTACACTTTTACAAGGTGCCTGCATTTCATCTCCCCTGTCACTTTTCCACTACCTCAGATGCATAAATAAAGTATAGAAAttaaacacaacacaaaaaacatgtttaaaccaacaaaaaaaagaagaagcttcTCTGCTAATCCCctcaaaatcaaccaaaaaaaacgcaTAGACtctttttaacaataaaaaatgtgatgGCATTAACAAAAGGTTTATTTCACAGTCAGTGATTTTACGCCccatcccgtttttttttttttggtttgttttccaCAAGGTCAGGATTAATTTTGGTAATTGTTGTCTTTCACAGGCAGTCATTGCGCTCTCGGGTGCATTTTACGCACACAACATTGGAAAGGAGTCTCTACTAATTCCTTCAGCACAAAAGAAACATCTTCCATTGCGTCCATTTCTCCTGGATTTCATTCCTACAGCGGAAAAACTAAATCCCAACTGGAGATGACACCAGAGAGGCTGTAAGTAAAGTCTAAGCTCTATTACACATTATCACGTTATTATTCAAATGAATGGCTTTGGCTATCTtggatttaaatgcattttatatGCGATTTGGAGTCTTTTATTTTCCTGAATTTAAACAAGTGTCGGCTTGGGAATGGGTTAGTTAAACCAGAAAGGcctataaagaaataaataaaataatggatggaTTTGGAGGAAGATTATTCAAAACTACATAATATATGATccttttttattgccattaaaAGTTCACACTAGCGTTACTGGAATGATTGTTCGTCTCAGTCATTGACCGAAGATCGTATACTTGATATGATGAATAAAACTTTAATACTCTATTTCATTAACatgtttttcttgtctttgCTAGTCTAGCTTCAGTTCCACATAAATATAAGTCAATAAATGACGACAAATACAGTTGACATGACTATCCTTCTATCAAGTGCTGAAATTAACCCCTTATAGTGCAATTTCCCTTGTAAGATGAATTTCACTGTTCGATTTTCAGGGataataaatggattgaatgtatCCGACTGCAGTAAATCATCTAGACAGGAAGATCATGAGCAAATATGGATCACGTACAGTACAATATCATGAAATCAGGTTCTCCATGTCTACAGTTTGGCAACATGTCATCATTGGACAACAATAAGACTTGCAATTCAGCTGGCAGTGGGACTTTCGGGTCTAATTGCCCTCCCACGTCTGCAAACATTGCTCTATAAATATAGCCACAGTGTCATTCTTGTCCACCCTCACTATACTCATAAAAAGCCAAACACaaatataacaacttttttttttaaaaagtgtcattttaccAGCGAAATTGGTGGTACATCTACAAACATCAGTTacttttttccacctttttgGGGTAAAACCAATTTTTTTGGAGCTTCTCTATATATTAAGCGCCCACGGAATGTCTCAGACGAGCAACATGGAGGAGGAAAAACAATGATTAGCCAACCACCTGCAATAGGTCAATTTAAGGAGACAATATGAGCAGTTTTTCATGTCGTGGGAAGTCAGGATGAGGATATATGTCTTGTGAATTGGTACACTGTTTGCTTAGGCACCCCCACCGTCCTTCTTTGgacaatgctttttttaaaacacaaaggCGCGCGCCGTCTACCCGCTGGTCAGCCGAGATAATTGCCGCGCAAGTGGGCGGCTGACCGGCGTGCGCGTTCTCGCCTTGACCTTTCCTGGACGCTTGCAGCCTTACAGATGCGAAACATGTCTTGGCGAGTAGGAGGTTGGCGTATGTACAGCGTTTCACACATTTGTGCTGTGTTTGTCTGGGAGTGATATTGTATTGGAGTATATTTGGGGCGAACAGTTGAAATACATTTGTATTGCTAGACAAAGGCATTGTAATGGGATTCTTTTGTCGTTTTGGACGTTCTTTTTTCTGAGTTGCaagaaaaaatgtgacaaatgacTTAAAGCataaccttttattttttttatcatcttttacaggacaaaaaaaaaacataactgaaGTATCCATTGGAAAAATAAAGGGTAATATACCAAGAAGATCTTTTTAGGGattatatgtctatatataacTTTGCTGTGGGCAACttgtaatattattataatacttTTTTGAGTAGTTTACATTTACATCAAGAGATAAATTGTATCCCATAAATCTTGACAAGAATCTCAAACCAAATATCttgaaatatttctttaatCATGCTCCACTAGTGTAGTAAATTTCCTTCTTATCTTTAAATATTGCATACATTAAAGTATCTTAATTCACCCCAATGTATCTTTAAATTACTCCCACAACTGGAGTCCTACACCTTCCAAACAAATAGACTAATTTCTTCCTATTTTTAgtcaaaacatgaagaaaactCGACATTTTCAAACTACTTAACGGACAAATCAACGCACACACAGTGGCATGtcttgtggtaaaaaaaaaaaaagcatgcaaagCTCCCAGTATCAGTTTTACTGGGCTCGGGTTAGGTTGGCAATGGGGAATAGCGGGGTCATGACCTTTTGAACATTCCGTTACGCTGGATGGAGGTTATATCTGAGGCTATATTGTCACGCCACAGACGAAAATGACTATGACAGACACAAAGTGAACAGCTGTGAGCTTGTGCTACACAACAGAAGACTTTTAGAGTTGTATTCACTCACTGGACACTTTATGGGGAACATTAATGCGGTCCAATGCAAGACTACAATTTTATATTAAtggaaaaatcattttcaatatCCTTGGTAACTAGTATATGTGGAAAAAGTTATGTTCTGGAAATGTGAGGGCAGAGATGACCATGAATGTACCTCATCACACATCTAATGGATATATAGTACGCCAGGCTTTTAGTACTTATTTTTGCTTCTTTCTTTTCAGAGAGATAAATAAGGTTATATAACATAAATGGGAACATGGCATTTAAGAAAATAGAACAGTGGAgacaaaatgaattcatttttgtgtgatggttgaatgtatgttttttttttgctcttcttcattcattcaggcatgagaacaaatagaaaaacattatttatgcAGGAGGATAATGAGGCTTATATTTAAGGctagtttaaataaaataaaaacattggatATAATTGTTTTAATGCATCTGTTTGAAATTTTGTGTTATTCTTATGCATGTATAAGAAAAGAGACCAGTATTTTACTATATACAGTCATAAAGACAAAGTTAAACTGAAAAGAATTATAAAGAAAAGCCTGTGAGCACATCTGCTGTTTATTTGTGGTTAATAAAAGACATTATGGCACTTTACTTTTTGATAACCCCCtcctgaaaaagaaaagtataGTTGTACAGGTTGTAACTTTAGTTGTAAAAGTTGAGAGGTAATTGACCTGCTCAGGTGGGGTGATGCGAGGTATCGAATGCCAAATTACTAGTccgtaactatcacttatttaggtctttGGCCGAGTaaatgcaccttatggagaagcactaccaatttcgtcatgcgTTTTTTGGGTGTgatgatgacaagtaggcttttgttgttgatgatgacgacagggcccATGTCCAATTgttgctattattattaaaagGCTTTGAAATGATATATCTTgctataacatttttaaaatcataaaaacCTGGCACTTCACCACGAATATTTTCGACTTCCTCCAGTCTATTCGTTACAATTCCACAATCCCTCAAATCACAAAGGCACAGCTCACTGAATCAATATAAGTACAGTATGTGAATAGTAGTATAAGCCTTCAAGATTATTAATACAACCTAGTCCAATATGGGCTCAGAATTTTAGAGAACCGTTACTTCTTTGACTACATggcaaaatatacaataaagaTTCCATTTGCTACCCCAAATTCCACTGCatgaataaaaagcaaaatCAAATAATAGTTTTGCTGTGATCTTTTATGATCATTTCTTTGTATATGCCCTTAGAATACTTTACATTGTGTCGATATGAAGAACTGTTCAGTGTTTGCTTTCAGCCAAGTCCTCATCCAAGCTTTCCCCCGTATCGGGGTTTGGGGTCCCCGCACCTCCTCTACGGGGGCTTTTATCCCCGCAAACATGCGCGTGGGTGGTCTCATCCTGGTCAGAACGCAGGGCCATCAGTTCAATCTCATGTTTGGCGGCCGTTTCCAGAACCTGCTGCTTATTATAGAACAAGACAAAATTATTGATGATAGGATGAATGGGCAGAGCGATGGCGATCACGCCGCATAGGAAGCTAATGGCGGCGTTACATCTGCCCAAGGTGGTCTTGGGGTACACGTCGCCATAGCCCACGGTCGTCATGGTGATCACAGCCCACCAGAAAGACTGTGGGATACTGGTGAACAGGGTCTCTGGGTGGTTTTGTTCCATGGTGTAGCCCAATGCGGAGAAGAGGAAGACCCCCACGCCCATGTACATGAGGAGTAGGCCAAGTTCCTTCAAGCTGCTTTTTAGGGCGCTGGTGAGGGTCTGGAGTCCCGCAGAATGACGTGCCAATTTGAAGATACGAGTGATACGCATGATACGTAGGGCTTGTACTGCCTGCTGCACGTTAGCCAGCTCCATCACCCCCGCGCCCAGGGAGGTAAGAAGAAGGACTACGAAGAAGGGCATAATGGCCATGAAGTCCACCACGTTCATGAAAGCCAGCATAAACTTGACTTTGTTGGGGGACGAGATGAGGCGTAAGATGTATTCGATGGTGAACCAGCCGATGCACACTGTCTCGATACACTGTGGgggagatattttttttattaaaagtaGATTTTAACACCATTTAAAAGCAATTACAATGAGTTTTGATGATAACAGCATGATTGTATTTCAGTGCCCTCCGGTGTCCAAGTTGCAGACATCAAattggttgaaaaacatgtaaaaatattgTACTATTGTCAAATAATTGATTGATCGTAACAATTTGAGACCAACTGAAATGAACAAAGTAGATTTATCTATATGGGCGTGCCAAGCCAAGTGGTTTATGCGTCTGCCTCGCAgtcctggggtcgagggttcgatctcaacactttaaatttccccCAACTATGAATATGTGCACAAATGTTTATGCTTGTGattccaattcagggtgtccccatagtgtccatagttggctgggatatgctccagcacccctataaatgttttttttttttttacctccatggTTGGGTTGTCCACAAGGTTTCCATCCTCGTCCTCCACCTGCAAGTCCGGTATGGTGCTGACACACATGACCACGGAGGAGATGAGGATGAAAATAAAGGAGAGGATGGCGATAACGTGAGCTGGCACGGAAGAATCCGGCTTTTCCATCAACCTCCACAAGCACTTCTCGACGCGCTGCCATCCAACGGCTTCGGGGTCTCCTTCTCGGTCCACCAGGATGGTCTTCACCTTCTCTGCAATCTCCTCCAGCTCATCCTCCACTTCTTTCAAGTTGCTCTTGCAGCATTCATCCAAAAGGTCCGAATCTATTTTCCAAAAGTCCATCTCTTTCATAAAGCAGATGGGGCAGATACCTCTCTTCACGTGGATCTCCCCATAGTAATAAAGCTCGGAGATGCACTTGAATGCGTCTGGATCCCTGTCGAAATAAAACTCGCCCTTTTCAGGGTCGTAGTCATCACATAGAGATGAGATGTCCTCCGTGGGAAGGGGGGATGTTGAGTTCACCAGTTCGGCCAGACGAGTGTCCGGGAAGCGGTTGAGAACGTCCCGGTGAAATACCTCCTTCAGTCCGCCGATATTGACCACTATCTGCGGCTCTTCGCTGTCTCCTCCTGAGCCGCTCCTGAACCGACTCCTATAGGTTCCCCACATTGTGATGAAGTCCAAGTCCTTCAAATGTTGTCCTCGTCAAATTAAAGTTTTCAttagaacaaatgaataaaaggaTGGTGAATAGTTGATCAGTGGTTGAAGAGCGTCGTTTGGCAGCTCAGACTGTGAACAAAGTTGGATTTGAGACGCGCGTTTTATCAAGCCAGCCATGATAAACAGAACAATTTCCGCCAAAACAGAAGGGGAGATtgttagcttttattttgaagaggTTTTGCCGTTTAGAGTTTAGACGCACTTAACTGTTTACTGCGGCTAAACCATTTAAAGTACAAATTACCTTTAATCATGTCAATGTTTTAACCTTTAAAGCTGTCACTTTTGGTAAAGTCTCACGATTGTTAAACACATTAATTTTCAGTTTCTGAAAcagtcaaaatgataacataaTTGAAGAAGATCGAAAATCGCAAAAAATCCCTCGCCAATGAGCTACTGTATacagaacaccctgaattgaatGAATAACACTTCTAacgtattattattgttatttttatcattattagtattgttattattatgcgTCTGTATTTAATGAGTGAAATGTAGCATATTGTGGTTTTCCATCAGTTTTAACCAGAATAAAGTATTTACTTTCAACTATATCCATGACATTTTAGGTACATATTTGTCTTTCAAaggacattttcctttttattgaaAATCGATCTTAAAACAGTCAGTTTAAACGATACAAAAGAAACGTTCGCTCCTAAAATATGATCATTCGTTTCCCTCTTGTGGACAAAATAGACATTACATTGTGTGCCATGCCTTTCGCCGGGGCGTCGCTTCCCTTAAAAACCTTACACGGCGCCTCACAATTGGACGGCTACCCGGAATAGTATTTTCAAGCCAATTGGCGTTCGCAAGCTGGTTTTACGCCTCGAGTTCAGCGAATCAGAGTGGGCCACGGTGAGTCTAGTCCAGTGAATTTACCCAGGGCAGCTACAACGAACGGTTGCAGTCTTCATAGTACTTGTTAACCTTTAAAGAATATTCCAAGATTCCAAATCATGAAACCCTTACTTTCTGGTAAGTTGCACggacatttttctcttttaaatgaCTCTTTCTGAATTTCTGAAATCGGGATTTGTAGAGCTTGAATATTGAAGACACTCAACATTTGCAGGCCTTTTGCAACTCAATACAAATATTCGACAATGATATTGTGCTAATGCAGTAAAAAAATCGTGTTATAAAGCATTTGAGTTCAGCCGATTCTAAATATTATGGTATAAATATGATGGAACAATGGATGAAGAGTGAGCATCATTTGTGTACAGGGGTGCTGTTGGGTTGCTCGCTGCTTGTGGGTGTGCAAGCTTTTTATTCTTCTAGCGACGATGTCGTCGTACTGACTCCTTCCAACTTCAACAAAGAGGTCATCCAAAGCGACAGTTTGTGGCTGATCGAATTCTACGCTCCTTGGTGAGTGGGCTGAGTTCTGAAACTAGGGGTTTCCCCACCCACCAAATTGATGCAATCATAAATTACCATTTTGTATAGTTTATTTGTGTCTCGGAACTGTCCAGTGCTCATGGTGCTGAAATCTAGTGCAACCCGGATGTGGGGTACTTGGTTATGTGTAAGAGTTTGGGACATGTCTTCAACAGGTGTGGTCACTGTC from Stigmatopora nigra isolate UIUO_SnigA unplaced genomic scaffold, RoL_Snig_1.1 HiC_scaffold_26, whole genome shotgun sequence encodes the following:
- the LOC144192486 gene encoding voltage-gated potassium channel regulatory subunit KCNF1-like, translating into MWGTYRSRFRSGSGGDSEEPQIVVNIGGLKEVFHRDVLNRFPDTRLAELVNSTSPLPTEDISSLCDDYDPEKGEFYFDRDPDAFKCISELYYYGEIHVKRGICPICFMKEMDFWKIDSDLLDECCKSNLKEVEDELEEIAEKVKTILVDREGDPEAVGWQRVEKCLWRLMEKPDSSVPAHVIAILSFIFILISSVVMCVSTIPDLQVEDEDGNLVDNPTMECIETVCIGWFTIEYILRLISSPNKVKFMLAFMNVVDFMAIMPFFVVLLLTSLGAGVMELANVQQAVQALRIMRITRIFKLARHSAGLQTLTSALKSSLKELGLLLMYMGVGVFLFSALGYTMEQNHPETLFTSIPQSFWWAVITMTTVGYGDVYPKTTLGRCNAAISFLCGVIAIALPIHPIINNFVLFYNKQQVLETAAKHEIELMALRSDQDETTHAHVCGDKSPRRGGAGTPNPDTGESLDEDLAESKH